A window of Oryza glaberrima chromosome 2, OglaRS2, whole genome shotgun sequence genomic DNA:
CTGCACTCCCCGTTTACTAGAGGCTAAATGCAAAGACAGTAAATCAATCGCTTGGAGTTCAATTTCCAGATGCCAATGCAAGCATTATGTGTGATCATCAAGCATCAGCCTTGGCCGGAGCTGCTTctggagcagcaggagcaggaggagcagcagcagcagcagcagcgatggCAGGTGCTTCTGCCGCGGTGGTGGTAGGTGGAgcagcttcagcttcagcttcTGCTGTTgccggagcaggagcaggagcagctgcGGAATCCGAAGCGGCTTCTGCAGCCTCCCAGAAGGAGGTCTTCTTCCCCGTCTTTGAGACCGTCTGGAAAACGTCTTCTGGCTTGACATTGCCCTTCACCGTCACCTTCTGCTGCTCCATGTCTATGTCGAAGGTCTCCACGCCTGGTTCCATGAGATATATCGAGCATAAGCAATTGTGATCGTTGGATAATTTACACTATATGGTATTCTGATTTAGTTCAGTAATTAGATGTCTGGATTTCCCGGCTATGGATTAATGATTGATCAGTTTCTTCACCTCAAGTTGACCATTGCGGCCAGCTAGCCGTTGCTGACCACACGTCAGTTTCGTTGTTGTTAAACAGATTTTGATCAAACAGTTTTCAAATAtcactaataaataaataaataaataaataaaacattctTTAGTCTTGGAACAAAAACACAGTTTCAGCTCAGAGAAATTAGTCACCTTCCATTTTTGTGAGAACTCTCCTTACGGCTCCGGCACAACCTTGGCATGACATACCGACCTTGAGGACAACAGTCTGCATATCATATGAGATTGAACATTTTTATTATCTTGTATTCTGACATTGCCGTTTAGCAGACCAACAAGCATAAATTTTGTATCTAACAAGGGGACTCATGGCCAAAATTCAGCAAAATTCTCTGTATCTAACAAGAACCTAACTTCAGCAACCTCATGGCCTACAGCCTACTTCTTTGTATCTGAAACTCAtccagaaaaacaaacaaaaaaaaaagaagcaaaacgAGAAATTTCATCTATTCCTCCTACTCCATCCTACTGACTGCATCTATGCAATCTGAGAAGGCGTGGAAGGAGATTGTTACCTCAGCGGCCATGGTTCACGGCAGTAGGaacaagaagcagcagcagcaaaaagaACAGGACTCGAATTCGGTAGATAACTTGGGGTAGCTTCATGGATCGGAGGACCCTTAAATAGACAAGATGATGCGTAGCGAGGAAGCAGAAGACGGTGACCGGTGCCCGGTGGGTGGACGTGCACCAAACACGCATAAAGCCCGGGAGAAAAgccacccccacccccatccTCCTCACAAACGGATCGATGTGAGGTTTTCTCTTTCTGTAGATGCCCTGATCTGGGCTAAACTAAAGCCATCCTGCTTTGGTTGAGGCTGGGTAGTGTGTAGTACAACTAGTACACGAAGTACAACACATCTTTCTTCTCCCATTGTGTAGTACAGATGTACAATTTCTGCTTGTAATCAGTTTGCAACAAATAAGATCACCTCCCGCTTGCCCAAAAAAGTTGCGAGATTCTCAAGTTTTTGGAGTGCTTATCGCTTTGCccatttgctgctgctgctactgacATTTTGGTATCCGATATTCTCATATTCTGATCAGACACCTTACCAGTTATTTCACCCCATGTCACCAGGTTTTCCTCTTTCATGCTTTTCCTCTTTTGATTAATTACAGTTTTTCACCTCATGTTCGTTTCATCTGTTTGAgcttatttgtttatttatttcatcCTGTTGTGGTAACGTTGTCAGAGCATGGCAAAGCATTTTGGTTGATTGATTTTAGTGATGATCACAGAAAAATATCCTGGGTTCTCGAAGTCATATGGGTTGAAATATACAGTCGTCTCCAAGCTGGAGTTTGGCATCCCATGTTCTCCTTTTTGTCACTTGCATCACCGGTTCATTTAATTGCATCTAGCGAGTTCTGTTAATCGCACTGCACATTTTAAGGATATATTCACATGCTGCCAACTGCCTAAGCAGGCTGAGAATCAGAGCGCGCTGGATTTTGTGGTGCCTAGGCCAAGAGGAATTGGGACCCAGCTGGTTTTAGGCTAGTTGATCGGCCGATTTGTCTGGGAGAAGCAATCATGCGAGAGCATTTCGCCGGTGCTAACGGTATCAGCACTAGCATCGGGCTTACGTAGCCgaattgcactcaaataaattaatctTAGAAAGAATTAAGATGCGCATGTAGCCATGATAGCATATGCCAAGTTGCCAACAAGTGAGAAGTAACTTAACGGTTTAGGTTCTTCGCGGCGGAACCTATTTATACGGATTTAGATtttaacataaatatttatatgtatatctgattattttttaatgtaGACGACATACCTATcaacaataataatatgatGTGTTTGTGGTGACTTCGTGAATTTTATATGCTCAGTTTTGAAGGTGCTCATATGAATAGTGAatatttataggggtgagtgtgtgcGTAtttatataagtatttttacgtatgtatatattttcaaaaaagaaaatgacagtATATGTCGGtataattttgctatatatttatcaataaattttcttctaaaaatttgactgatataattacagtacaatcgtaatataattaattacatgtaactacaatattacttatatgtaactttcatataattttgaACCGTTATGTTTGTTTCAAGATTTATGCAtgtgagaaagaaaagaagtcaTAACGCGCACACATGTGAGAGGATTCGTTCCCACGACTTCCGTTTCACCAAAATAGCATGtcacggagagatttttgaaagttgtattatagttacatgcaagttacagggTAATTACAtcacg
This region includes:
- the LOC127764150 gene encoding copper transport protein ATX1-like → MAAETVVLKVGMSCQGCAGAVRRVLTKMEGVETFDIDMEQQKVTVKGNVKPEDVFQTVSKTGKKTSFWEAAEAASDSAAAPAPAPATAEAEAEAAPPTTTAAEAPAIAAAAAAAPPAPAAPEAAPAKADA